In a genomic window of Nothobranchius furzeri strain GRZ-AD chromosome 14, NfurGRZ-RIMD1, whole genome shotgun sequence:
- the lmln gene encoding leishmanolysin-like peptidase — MEPRLSGDGTPFVSWFLLGPVLILPLLAVPASCHGTCNHRVPAPNEVVHQVFLKPDRLTKRSSEDLQLKIKIIYDSSVDQLAADKRRLVKDKLFPQAIDYLQRAFSVRRRVGPVLLSRQCATNQYMRKRGDPHRYCQEACAEVTRCGPVIVPQHHLQQCKVCSDSGKSCGPTGPPDGPGVDGSDFVLYVSGVTTERCGQENIVAYAAYCQLEAELDRPIAGYANLCPAMISSQPQEFEGMLSTVKHEIIHALGFSAGLFAFYHDDEGKPLTPRFASGLPAFNESLGLYQWSEAVIRRVSRLWDIRGAEMVRHHVHVLVTPRVVEEARRHFNCPILEGMELENQGGMGTELNHWEKRLLENEAMTGSHTQNRVFSRLTLAIMEDSGWYRANYSLAQRLDWGRGLGCDFVMKSCKFWMDKQQQRRHPVTPYCDTVRASPLQLTCRQDQLAVAVCNLQKYPQELPLEYQYFDQIPDVATDQLSFFGGAVEIADYCPFSQEFSWHLSGEYQRNSYCRVLENQPDLWRNYGAEQYGPDSVCLYQKSAFVMEQCTRKMTYPDWGSGCYKVSCTNQGLTVFVQNRSFHCSRKGQLLSVSVRVGNWVYNGVLVCPACSNFCSSCPLPHQIPPINTTRSNPIDPCSSSPGLAITLWLLLLNLLPLVAGLLLCHCS; from the exons ATGGAGCCTCGGCTGAGTGGTGATGGAACGCCGTTCGTGTCCTGGTTTCTCCTTGGCCCAGTTCTCATCCTCCCACTCCTAGCTGTACCCGCTAGCTGTCACGGTACCTGCAATCACCGAGTCCCCGCCCCGAACGAG GTTGTCCATCAAGTGTTCCTGAAACCTGATCGTTTAACGAAGAGGAGCTCTGAGGACCTGCAGCTGAAGATAAAGATCATCTACGACAGCAGTGTTGATCA ACTTGCTGCAGACAAGCGGAGGCTGGTGAAG GATAAGCTGTTTCCTCAGGCCATTGACTACCTGCAGAGGGCCTtcagtgtccgacgccgggtcggACCGGTACTGCTCAGCAG ACAATGTGCCACCAATCAGTACATGAGGAAGAGAGGTGACCCTCATCGCTACTGCCAGGAAGCCTGTGCTGAGGTCACCCGCTGTGGTCCTGTCATCGTCCCACAGCACCACCTGCAG CAATGCAAGGTGTGCAGTGATTCTGGGAAGTCCTGCggccccacagggcccccagaCGGCCCTGGGGTGGATGGGTCCGACTTTGTGCTCTATGTCAGCGGCGTGACCACGGAGCGCTGCGGCCAGGAGAACATAGTGGCGTACGCTGCCTACTGCCAGCTGGAGGCGGAGCTGGACAG gcCCATAGCAGGATATGCCAACCTGTGCCCTGCCATGATCTCCTCCCAGCCTCAGGAGTTTGAAGGGATGCTCTCCACAGTCAAGCACGAGATCATCCACGCTCTG GGCTTCTCTGCCGGCCTGTTTGCCTTCTACCACGATGATGAAGGGAAACCCCTGACTCCTCGCTTCGCCAGCGGTCTGCCAGCCTTCAACGAGAG TCTGGGTCTGTACCAGTGGAGCGAGGCGGTGATCAGAAGGGTCAGCAGGCTGTGGGACATCAGAGGGGCAGAGATGGTCCGACACCACGTGCACGTCCTGGTCACTCCTCGCGTTGTG GAGGAGGCCAGGAGACACTTTAACTGTCCCATCCTGGAGGGGATGGAGCTGGAGAACCAGGGCGGGATGGGAACTGAGCTCAATCACTGGGAGAAGAGACTTCTGGAG AACGAAGCGATGACCGGCTCCCACACCCAGAACCGGGTGTTCTCTCGGCTCACGCTCGCCATCATGGAGGACAGCGGCTGGTACCGAGCCAACTACAGCTTGGCCCAGAGGCTGGACTGGGGCCGCGGTCTTGGGTGCGACTTTGTCATGAAGAGCTGCAAGTTTTGGATGGACAAGCAGCAACAGAG GAGACACCCCGTGACTCCGTACTGTGACACGGTGCGAGCTTCTCCTCTTCAGCTGACCTGCAGACAGGACCAGCTGGCTGTAGCCGTCTGCAACCTGCAGAAGTACCCCCAGGAGCTGCCTCTGGAGTACCAG TATTTTGATCAGATTCCAGATGTGGCCACTGACCAGCTGTCATTCTTTGGGGGTGCAGTGGAGATCGCAGATTACTGCCCCTTCAGCCAGGAGTTCAGCTGGCACCTAAGTGGAGAATATCAGAGGAACTCGTACTGCCGAGTGTTGGAGAACCAGCCAG atttgTGGAGGAACTATGGAGCGGAGCAGTACGGACCCGACTCTGTGTGTCTGTACCAGAAGTCAGCCTTTGTGATGGAGCAGTGCACGAGGAAGATGACGTATCCAGACTGGGGTTCTGGATGCTACAAG GTGTCGTGCACCAATCAGGGCCTGACGGTGTTTGTTCAGAACCGCTCCTTCCACTGCTCCCGTAAGGGTCAGCTGCTGAGCGTCAGCGTCCGGGTCGGTAACTGGGTCTACAACGGAGTCCTCGTCTGCCCCGCCTGCTCCAACTTCTGCTCCAGCTGCCCCCTCCCCCACCAGATCCCCCCCATCAACACCACGAGGAGCAACCCCATTG ATCCCTGCTCCAGTTCTCCTGGTCTGGCCATCACTCTGTGGCTCCTGCTGCTCAACCTGCTCCCTCTAGTGGCCGGACTGCTGCTCTGCCACTGCagctga
- the lacc1 gene encoding purine nucleoside phosphorylase LACC1 isoform X1 translates to MVVLVDLAHGGCPECAGASLLRESSLCVFLLCGRNHRDISGFSKALQRSHSRVQVLDSGSIAECLYCFKQAVDQLDLDLLEQTCIRVCTTARGREELGQYQELLFTSVYRFDYEVVQLTCTSCRGSTHLNPPGLTVQEEVYTFLQQLPALKGDIRVLKSSLIPDCFGHGFTTRSGGVSCIPTLSSLNLFSSCKRRDPVAVVMENKRRLALHAGFHPLPLQSVKVNHASDVWVLGQAEPDSYDSMVTNQSGLVLTAPGADCMPILFADPVKRVIGAAHAGWKGTLMGVAMATVNAMVANFDCRMNDILVAVGPAVGVCCFTLPREQALDFLSIHPDCVPDPESPKPHVDIRLANRVLLQNGGVLPEHIHDDSVKDQNWVSQCTSCHPDDFFSHVRDGLNFGTQVGFLWIKETAKQTAAAVGQT, encoded by the exons ATGGTGGTGCTGGTGGATCTGGCGCACGGCGGCTGCCCGGAGTGCGCCGGCGCCTCTCTGCTGCGGGAGTCGAGCTTGTGCGTGTTTCTGCTCTGCGGGAGAAATCACCGGGATATCAGCGGCTTTTCAAAGGCGCTCCAGAGGTCACACAGCAGGGTGCAGGTGCTGGACTCTGGCTCCATCGCGGAGTGTCTCTACTGCTTCAAGCAGGCCGTGGACCAGCTGGATTTGGACCTGCTGGAGCAGACCTGCATCCGGGTCTGCACAACTGCGCGGGGTCGGGAGGAGCTGGGCcagtatcaggaactgctctttaCGTCCGTTTATAGGTTTGATTATGAGGTGGTTCAGCTCACCTGTACGAGCTGCAGAGGCTCCACCCACTTGAACCCACCTGGACTAACAGTACAGGAGGAGGTGTATACGTTTCTGCAGCAGCTTCCTGCATTAAAGGGAGACATTCGAGTTCTGAAGTCATCACTGATTCCAG ACTGCTTTGGTCACGGCTTCACCACTCGTTCAGGTGGTGTATCCTGCATCCCAACCCTGTCCTCCTTAAATCTGTTCAGCAGCTGCAAGAGGAGGGACCCCGTTGCCGTGGTGATGGAGAACAAACGCCGGCTGGCCCTCCACGCTGGTTTCCACCCTCTGCCTCTACAGTCTGTTAAG GTGAACCATGCGAGTGACGTCTGGGTTTTGGGACAAGCTGAGCCGGACAGCTACGATTCCATGGTGACCAACCAGAGTGGGCTGGTTTTGACAGCACCAGGCGCAGACTGCATGCCAATCCTGTTCGCTGATCCAGTGAAGAGGGTGATTGGAGCCGCTCATGCAG GTTGGAAAGGGACGTTAATGGGGGTTGCCATGGCCACTGTGAATGCCATGGTGGCCAACTTTGACTGTCGGATGAACGACATCTTGGTGGCCGTGGGACCGGCGGTGGGGGTGTGTTGCTTCACACTGCCCAGAGAGCAGGCACTGGACTTCCTCAGCATCCATCCAGACTGTGTCCCTGATCCAGAGTCGCCCAAACCGCACGTGGACATCCGTCTCGCCAACAG AGTTCTTCTCCAGAATGGTGGCGTCCTGCCGGAGCACATCCATGATGACTCGGTGAAGGACCAGAACTGGGTTTCTCAATGCACCTCCTGTCATCCCGATGACTTCTTCTCCCATGTCAGGGACGGACTCAACTTTGGCACCCAGGTGGGATTCCTGTGGATCAAAGAAACAGCCAAGCAGACCGCAGCTGCAGTGGGACAGACGTGA
- the lacc1 gene encoding purine nucleoside phosphorylase LACC1 isoform X2, producing MENKRRLALHAGFHPLPLQSVKVNHASDVWVLGQAEPDSYDSMVTNQSGLVLTAPGADCMPILFADPVKRVIGAAHAGWKGTLMGVAMATVNAMVANFDCRMNDILVAVGPAVGVCCFTLPREQALDFLSIHPDCVPDPESPKPHVDIRLANRVLLQNGGVLPEHIHDDSVKDQNWVSQCTSCHPDDFFSHVRDGLNFGTQVGFLWIKETAKQTAAAVGQT from the exons ATGGAGAACAAACGCCGGCTGGCCCTCCACGCTGGTTTCCACCCTCTGCCTCTACAGTCTGTTAAG GTGAACCATGCGAGTGACGTCTGGGTTTTGGGACAAGCTGAGCCGGACAGCTACGATTCCATGGTGACCAACCAGAGTGGGCTGGTTTTGACAGCACCAGGCGCAGACTGCATGCCAATCCTGTTCGCTGATCCAGTGAAGAGGGTGATTGGAGCCGCTCATGCAG GTTGGAAAGGGACGTTAATGGGGGTTGCCATGGCCACTGTGAATGCCATGGTGGCCAACTTTGACTGTCGGATGAACGACATCTTGGTGGCCGTGGGACCGGCGGTGGGGGTGTGTTGCTTCACACTGCCCAGAGAGCAGGCACTGGACTTCCTCAGCATCCATCCAGACTGTGTCCCTGATCCAGAGTCGCCCAAACCGCACGTGGACATCCGTCTCGCCAACAG AGTTCTTCTCCAGAATGGTGGCGTCCTGCCGGAGCACATCCATGATGACTCGGTGAAGGACCAGAACTGGGTTTCTCAATGCACCTCCTGTCATCCCGATGACTTCTTCTCCCATGTCAGGGACGGACTCAACTTTGGCACCCAGGTGGGATTCCTGTGGATCAAAGAAACAGCCAAGCAGACCGCAGCTGCAGTGGGACAGACGTGA